CAGACATTTGTGTTATCTCGTAAACTCAACGTTGTTTTCTCCGAGTCGTGAAACCGGGCCTGCGGGTACTGGCCGCATTGGCATCTCACTGGAGATTTATTGCCTTatttgggagggagggaggaagggagagcGTACGTATGTGCCAGTGCTTGTCTGCGTTAAAAGCAGGAACTCTGCAGACAATCTTTCAAATATAAGTTTAGTCTATAGTAAGTCATAATCTGAAAACGGTGGACCAACGTTGCCAACTTGACCTAGATTCAATTTAACTCCTACTAGTCATTGAAATGTTCAGAAAGGGTTATCTCATCCACACGTTTAATTTTCTCCACACCTTGCTGGAGTGCGGGCCGCCCGCCTGAAAACCTGCAGCCGCTGTCATCTTTTGGTTTCAGTGGTGAGCATTGCAAGGGTGGCACCTTAGCCTGGTGTGCTCAGAAGCCATCCCGAAGCCTTTTTGTGGTCAGAGTCTTTCTGCTTTTCCTCACGACAGAAAACCTCTATTCGCTCCAAGCATGGAAGTAACGCCCCTCCAAATAACCAGGGGGGCTTTTTTTGGCCGGACTTGAAGCCTGTTGCCAGGGAAGAGCCCGCGGGGGCTGACAGGAGAAGAGACGAGAGGGAGGGGTCCAGTATTTACAAAGCCACACAGCTGAAGTGAAGGCCCACCGAAGCACTTGCAGCTGCAGCTGTCCGTCACATAGCTTACAGTAAAATGGGTGACGGCAAGCCGGGGGAGGAAGGGATGGTTGACGTCACTGTTTGGCGCGAGAGAAATAGTGCACCAATAAAGGACATTGTCCGAGGGTCATGTTAGAAAACAGAAGTTTAAAAAGAGAAATGAAAGTCGACGGTGGACGGTAAGAACATAAGGATGGCGCAACAAAGCGTAAAAATGGTGTCATAGTCACTGACATCGCCCTCCATGTCAACTTCAAATACCGTTATAATACAGACTTTGTCTCTTTTTGAACGGACCTCCTAATTGCCTTCAAAGATAGCGCTGGTCTTAAATGACCGATGCGTTGCCTGCATCAAAAGAAGTGTCAAGAAGGAACCGGGCTCGTGCTAATCAGATGCTCGACGGGCCACGTTATTGAGATTTGGAATTAAGTACAGTGGATAAATCTCCCGGACTTCAAAAGCCGAGCAGCAGCGATTCATCAAGGTTGTCACCAACAGTATGATAAAGACGGCCGCCAGTGTCGACCGGTCAAGCGTTCATAAACGCCGCCATTGTCCGTCCCAACTTCAAACACGCCGGGCGCTCTGTCTCTCTCGCACAGCTGGATCCTCGAGCGTGGGAGGGAGCGAGTTTGGGtgggggccggccggccgtggtGGAACtggaaggagcgagagaggtcAATCTCTTCCACCAGTCTGAGGCTGATCTGTTTTTCCCAGCAGAGGTCACCAGCTGTTGACCCTAGCTCACTTCTTAACTATCCCCTATTTTTCTCCTCCCCCATTCTTTTCCCTTCGCGCTCTGTGCTCAAAGTAGCCACTGTGTGttactcttgttttgttgtttgtgcGCTCGCACGGTTCGGCCTGAAAGCATTATGGCCCGTGTTTATTCAGGTGGGCACTGCGGCGTGACCCcctgatgccccccccccccctcgactAATAaatgagcatgtgtgtgtccaTTTGCTAGCTGAAGGCTAGAAAGGAAGGAGGCACCGACCGACCTTGTTTTGACAGTGTTGGAACACCTGCtctcttttgctttctttggCTCTTTGGACACAAACGACCCTGGGAACGAAAGCAGTCGTTCGCAAAATATCGCGGAAGCTTGATTGAGTATGAAGATGGGTTCAATTAGTGTCTCCCCTCTGGCTTTCCTGTGCGGAGGTCAAGCGCCAATAAGACCGATTTGAAGCGCTGCTTATGCAACCAAACGTCaggcatatttttgtttgttcagtAAAACATCTCTTTTTGCTCTTCCTCAGACATCATAACAAAATCCGCAGTATTGACGGCGCACGAATCCGAAACTTGGTTTCCTTGGAAACCTTGGACCTGAGCAATAATGACATCACTGAGCTACGAGGGCACTCCTTCCCCGCAGGCCTCCGGATTAGAGATTTGTAAGTATGGTTCAACTACTCATTAAATGCAGTTACACAATGAATTCCGTGTTAAGAGCACTTAATGTTTTTTCAAGCCTTTGATGTCGATAGGAAACTCTCAGTCCTTCCATTTGCACAAGCATAACAACGACATCGTGCGACCTCACCCGAAAGAAGAAATGTGTGTAGTGAGCGTGCAGCTGTGTTTGGGCGTCCTCAGGTACCTCAGCAGCAACAAGATCAGCACATTAGAGCCAGGAGCGCTGGACCGTCTCGGCTCCACTCTCCAGGTCCTGAGATTGAGCCGAAACCGTGTCAGTCAGATTCCCGTCAGGGCATTCCAGCTCCCGAGGCTCACCCATCTGTGAGTGCTTTTGAATTTACATCGGTGTGAAAATGTGGGTCAAACGCAAGCAAGTTGTAGGAACAAACATTTATTGGCTTCTTCCAAGTTCATTCTTCGTCCTAGCTTCGCCAAACTTCCTTTTACTTTGGCTCACCGAAGTCGGACACTGTGTACACAAGAAGTATCGATTGTCTACGCCTGTGACTGGAAGAGTAAAAGCGCTTTTGGAATGGAAGTCTAACCTGTTTTGACTCTTATCAGGTTCTACAGGTGTCTTTTTTGTCGGCCAGCCAATTGCGTGACGTCAaattaaacacaaacaaataggCCAGGTTGTTTATTTCCTCCTTTGAGGGCAATTCTTTTTCCTTCTTAATTGCTGATGTGATGAAACAGTttgtatgtttattttatttttaaatagttCATAACCTTTTGTCATGATTTGTGTGCTTGTGTCCAACCCGCAGCGAACTGAACAGGAACCGCATCCGTCAGGTGGAAGGTTTGACTTTCCAGGGTCTTTCCAGCTTGGAGGTGCTGAAGCTCCAAAGAAACAGCATCAGCAAGCTGACTGACGGTGCTTTCTGGGATCTTGCCAAGATGAAAGTCCTGTACGTATCTCTGACAAGACCCGGAAGACATTTATTTATGTTCAATCTTCGAATAAcgataaacgacttcttatctCTGAAACGCACGATTCGATTTTTCATGGTTGTCATGATTGATACCTGATTGATTGTTTGTAATCCAGACACTTGGAGTACAACAGCCTGAGCGAGGTGAACAGTGGCTCCTTGTATGGTCTGACGTCCCTTCAGCAGCTCTTCCTCAGTAACAACTCAATAACCCGCATCAATCCTGACGGTTGGAAGTTCTGCCAGAAACTGAGGGAATTGTGAGTGCCTCCTCAGACTCCAAATCAAATTTGTTGATATATAATTATTCCATTTTTTTACCGTGTAAAATATCTACATCCATTTTATCTTCAGCAATATGATCTTTCTACGTTACAAGGGTTAAACGCCGCAGCGCTTGTACACTCAATATGCTCTAGGAAGGCTAATCCTGTTTATCCCATAATTAGACCTGAGCTCAATAGCTTTGGAACTGTTCCTTTGCTGTCTTTTTCTTCATCCCTTGAGTGTATGCCATCTCGTGCTCGCCGTGTTGTGGTAATTACCGACGGATCGCATTTGCCCCCCTATTGTCAAGTGAAGGACAAGGTATTACCTGAGAGCCTTCCTCCTTCTCTGTTGACATGAGCGTCATTTCACTGCTATAAAATGCTTTACTCAGCTGAGGCGTTACTAACTGCGAGGTGGACCGGCTTTGCGTGTTTGTCCATGTGTAACAGTTAGACAAGATTACCAGTTAGATGTAAGTTTACCGTTCATATCTGAGCGCCATATCCTGTAAACACGTCTATGAATGATAGATTGCCTCCTGGCTGTCCTCTTTGCGTTTTAGTGGtcctttggcttttttttttttctttttatcaggCGCTCTGCATATGTGAGCAAGAGGAGAGCTGTAGGAAGTCACAGGAGGAAGACTCACATATTCAAACTCTTGTTGATGACTATTAGTAGTTACTTTTAGGTGTTGTCCAATGTTTGAGAGTGATCCACCCATCTTCCTTTCCATTTGAAATTTACCGTAAATAAATGTCTAgtacgcaccccccccccccctccttccaaaATCActcttaaaaaacatttttttcttcctcactgCTATGCCCCGCTTGTCCTAATTGCTGTGTGTGTCTCACCCGCATTTTCTCTCTCCAGGAATCTGTCGTATAACAACCTGACGCGTCTGGATGAAGGCAGTCTGGCTGTGCTGGGGGATCTCCACACCCTCCGTCTGGGACACAACGCAATAAGCCACATCGCCGAGGGAGCCTTCAGAGGCCTCCGGGCTGTGCGCATCCTGTAAGTCTACACCCCCCCCACACCTCATCTGCCATTAGCAAGTCAAAATTACTCCTGAGATGTGCCGCAGGGGAGTAGTGAAAGCCGAGATGTTGTCATATTTGAATAGCTCTGTGAATATGCCATGCTGATTTGAGGTCTTTGGTGTTTGATTTCAAGGTTTGATCACATAGGCATTTTTGGGACAAATTGTTCCGTGTTCACTTTTGTCACAGTTTCTTTGGCAACTTTCTGGTCTTTCTTGCTTTGTtccttttgtttggttttgttttgctccGAAAAGAGTCACTTTGCTGCCTTTGGAACTCACGCAataagttccttttttttttgttgcaagaTCTTCAAcctgttggggaaaaaaaaaacattagtacGTGAAAGACGAAAGCCTGGTGATTGCACTGTGGGTGGCAGAGCCAGGTAGTGTTGTGCCCTCACAGCCTCTCTCTGCACACTGGCATTCctcctttttattttcatgaacACACACTTTATCTGTTCCCTCATCCTCCCCGTTCATCCCGGCACTCTTGTGTCTTTGAGGCAGCCCTAATTTAATCAACCGAGGGAAGAACAGCCATAGACCGGGCCCGAAAGTTAGCCGGGGGAGCTTTAATTGGTCCTGCTTTGCTGGCTGAGCTGACACGCCACCCGAGCCTGCGGCGGGGTGTGAAAGCTCCAAACAAGCCCGCATGGTCCCCTTATTCGGCCACGGGGGTTGTTGGCCCATCGCACCGCCCCCACCTTGCTCTTGAGCGCCCCGCCCTCCCCACCCgacacccaccaccaccactggcCTTGCTTTAACAAGCCAACAACCATTCacatccagccagccagaaaGAGTTGGAAATTGGCAGGTCCAGTTTGGCAGCCAGTGGGGGATGAAaagaacaaggggggggggggggggggcagtattATGTTATTGTGAAGACGGTGATGGGTGGGTGTGGTTGGCCAGCAACCTCAAAGGTCTTGAGTTTGAAAAATGATTTACTACACTAGTGTTTGTTCCCTTCCTAGACAGCTGGCCTTGACTGTATCGTGAGCGAAAGCAAGTGAAACACATTCAGCAAGTGTTAAGGAACTCCCAAAAAGAAGGTTTTCTTTCAGTAAATCTATTCAACCTTTGCCCGGCCATTGCTAAGCTTGCTCTGTAACCCACGAAGACTTCTGGCCCGAGAGTACAGCAGCAGAGGGGCTTCTAAGGCCAGGTGTGAGCGGGCAACCCATGACGAAGAGCACCGACCGAAGCTGTCCTCCTCGCGACGTTTTTATCCTAACCCTCTTTTCTCTCATTCTCTGCAGGGAGCTGGACCATAATGACATCTCAGGCACAATAGAAGATACCAACGGGGCCTTCTCGGGTTTGGACAGCCTCAGCAAGCTGTGAGTCTCTAATTCTTGTTTTCCCCTTTTTAAATTGGCCTTTCCCATTTTCACCATGAACCCCAAATAGTTTTCAAATTGGCACGTAGTTCAATGTGACAAGTCGTCAAGTCTCCCGGGATGGAGAGTCGGTGCTGGCCTTTGAGTAGTAATTCCTAGTAATCAAGCCACAGGATGAAAAGACGATGTCCAGCCAAGATGGTTCTCAGTGTGTGCGCCGCTAAAGgagaaagaggaagagaaaGGGCCTTTTCTTCACACTGGCGGGGGTTCGCTCCCCCCAATAGGCTTAGTTCCATTTCTTCTCCGTGCTTGCGCTCGACCTGCCCCCGCTTTCAcactctctgttgttgggagcTGAGAGAGGGTGAAATTGAAGGCCGCATTCAGTCATCCAAATCAAACGCCTCACACGCCCCGAACCCTGACCCCCTACGTCTTTTGTCAAGTGTGGGCCCGAGCGGCTCGCTGCATCCCGAGCCTGCTTAGCTGAGCCGTGGGAGGGAGaagatgcaaaaaaagaaaaaaatagttggCGGCACCTCAAAGTTGTGTACACAAAGGCGTGCTTTCAATAATTCTTAACGCAAATTGCATGAAGATCCAATGGAGGGAAGGACGTGGACTCCAAATAAGAAAGCAGCAGCTGGCTGAGCTTCTCATGTAGTAGCTTAAATATCGTCACAAACTCCGTCGTGTCATTGCTAATATCATTCCACGCAAACACAATTTCGCACACTCACTCTTTCACCTTTTGGCTAATCTCTAGACAGTTCCGATTTCCATGTTTTCGATCCCCCGCCGCTTATCAGATTCAGCCTTGCTAATTGTGCTCCACTCTTCTCCCCATCCCTGCGTACTTGGTCCACATCCATCATGGTCAGAACGCTTTTTGGAAACAAGATCAAGTCCGTGGCAAAGAAAGCCTTCGCTGGACTCGAGACCCTGGAACACCTGTGAGTATTCTACAATGGGTGGGGTTCACATTGtctgggaagggggggggaatgAATAGCTGGTGAGGAGATGCTGACTTCAGTATGTAGCAAGGGGGGGGTGTCAAATTGGTTTCCCCTTAGAGGGCCATCATGACTCTGAAATCACATAATTGTAATATTTTTGCTTATCATGTTATAGATACTAATTTGGAATTTAGAAGCCATTGAAAAAATGTTCAACTTGGTTCAGTGGATTTGCTTTAGCGGGCCATAGAATGAGTTGGCGGGCCGTATGTGGCACCTGGGCCTTAGGTTTGACACCAGTGATGTAAAGGCAGAAGCCACGGCAAGCGCCCAGCTGCCTCTTCCTCGCTAGCCCGGCACAACTTCAACTATGACCTTTTGGCTTCCTGCCGCCGACCAGGAACAAAGGCTGTAGAACATGTGGTGCATTCTACCAGCCGATTGCAAATTCCCCTAAGCTTTTTCGCAACCAGGCATACACACCTGGATTCGGTTGTATGTATCTGAGGACGTTTGTTGACTTGCTGCCGCACCCCCACAGGAACTTGGGCGACAATGCGATCCGCTCCATCCAGCCCGATGCCTTAAGCAAGATGAAGAACCTCCAAACTCTGTGAGCACTCGCCACATCATCCAACCCACATTTTACCTGTACACGTTACGTCCCAAGTTGATTTTCAGGTGCTTGCTTCTTCTCCGCAGTCTCATCCAGAGCGACAGCTTCTTGTGCGACTGCCAGCTCCGCTGGCTGCCTGAGTGGTTGGTGGCCCGCGGAATACAGAGCGGCGTTAACGCCACGTGTGCCCACCCTGAGGCTCTCAAGGGTACCAGTGTATATCAGGCTCCATCCAGCAGTTTTTTGTGCGGTGAGTAATCTGTTTGTTTGCTATGCAATCGTTTTCATTCAAATTCCGTACTTACTTTGACGTCGGCGTTTCCCGTCCCCTTCTGTCGTCCGTCCTGGACTCTTTAGATGACGTTCCCAAACCCCAGATCAGCGTCCACCCAGAAACCACAGTGGCGGTCCTCGGCAGCAACGTGCGCCTCACCTGCACGGCcgccagcagcagctcgtcacCCGTGACCTTCACGTGGCGCAAGGACCAGGAGCTGCTTCGACACGCCGAGACGGAGAACTACGCCCACGTGCGCCCTCGCCCTCAAGACGGGACGGGCGGAGGCAGCGGCGTGAAGGAGTACACCACTATCCTACACCTGCGCCACGTGACCTTTGCGCACGAGGGCCGCTACCAGTGCATCATCGCCAACCACTTTGGCTCCACGTACTCAAGCAAGGCCCGTCTCGTCGTCAACGGTAGGCTTTGTTGGTACGAATGGAATCGCCAGAAAATCGACGACACGGCAGTATTTcttttgggggatttttttgTACCGccgttgacaaaaacaaaacagggcTGTGCAGCCAAATCACGGCCATCAGTTATCTGCTAACGTGTGCGTGATTACATCACTTCCGCCAAATAAAACGTCTGTTGACATTGCGCTTATCTGCCTTTCAATTGTTCCACTTGACAGAGGCGCAATTGAGTTCGGTAGCCATGCGGGAGTTTCTCCTCTTTCGGCCGAACAAAAGTCTCCACTCTCTTTTGCCGTTCGTAACAAATTGATTTGACTCCATGACAGAAGCCATTTCTCTACCGCTCTGCCCCTCGGCCTTTGTGACAGAATTATTCTTCGGTTTGTCATCTTGGTGTCATGCCTATGAAAGCTTGCAGAATTGTGATTCCGCCTGCGTCCAATTTAACGCACGTTTTTCGGTCTGCTTGATCCGCAGTGCTGCCATCTTTTGTGAAGACACCCAGGGACAGCACCATCAGAACGGGCCACACGGCTAGGCTGGAGTGCGCCGCCGAGGGCCACCCGGCGCCGCAGATCGCCTGGCAGAAGGACGGCGGCACGGATTTCCCCGCCGCCCGGGAGCGGCGGATGCACGTCATGCCCGACGACGACGTGTTCTTCATCATGGACGTCAAGCCCGAAGACATGGGCGTGTACAGCTGCACGGCCAAAAACACGGCGGGAACTGTGTCTGCCAACGCCACGCTCACCGTGCTAGGTAGCGTTCGCTTCTGCTCGTTTCGGCCCAGCGTTGATGCTTTTCCCACAACTCCAAAGGAACGCGCTTGTAAATAACTCCGCTCTCGTGTGGGAAGCTGTAGAATGGCCGGCTTtatatttttcctttcctcAGCAGCTGTGGCCTTGCTGTGCGGGTCGGGGGCCAAAGGCCAGCGTTGAGGGTCAAAGGGGATTGTTGGGGGAGCGAGCGCGACTCACAGAGGGATGTTTGTTAGACATTCCCAAACAACCCCCACCGTTACACCTCCACTCTCTGTGGGAGCGACCGACACACGTTATCGGCCGCTCTGTCTTGTTGGTTCAGACCGAACCGAGCTCACTAAGATCATCTTTGTCTTCTCTTGTCGGGAATGGAAAGAATAAACGCGCCACCGTTTTCATCGGGT
This genomic interval from Syngnathus typhle isolate RoL2023-S1 ecotype Sweden linkage group LG11, RoL_Styp_1.0, whole genome shotgun sequence contains the following:
- the lrig1 gene encoding leucine-rich repeats and immunoglobulin-like domains protein 1 codes for the protein MAASSGRFGYPSLCVFYLFLSLELWISHGLTSELQCAQNCTCNGDSVDCSHLELAAPPVDVPVKTISLNLGHSKLTDISTEVFSNLSNLRELRLDHNELTSIPDLGSAASTIVALYLHHNKIRSIDGARIRNLVSLETLDLSNNDITELRGHSFPAGLRIRDLYLSSNKISTLEPGALDRLGSTLQVLRLSRNRVSQIPVRAFQLPRLTHLELNRNRIRQVEGLTFQGLSSLEVLKLQRNSISKLTDGAFWDLAKMKVLHLEYNSLSEVNSGSLYGLTSLQQLFLSNNSITRINPDGWKFCQKLRELNLSYNNLTRLDEGSLAVLGDLHTLRLGHNAISHIAEGAFRGLRAVRILELDHNDISGTIEDTNGAFSGLDSLSKLTLFGNKIKSVAKKAFAGLETLEHLNLGDNAIRSIQPDALSKMKNLQTLLIQSDSFLCDCQLRWLPEWLVARGIQSGVNATCAHPEALKGTSVYQAPSSSFLCDDVPKPQISVHPETTVAVLGSNVRLTCTAASSSSSPVTFTWRKDQELLRHAETENYAHVRPRPQDGTGGGSGVKEYTTILHLRHVTFAHEGRYQCIIANHFGSTYSSKARLVVNVLPSFVKTPRDSTIRTGHTARLECAAEGHPAPQIAWQKDGGTDFPAARERRMHVMPDDDVFFIMDVKPEDMGVYSCTAKNTAGTVSANATLTVLETPHLAQDLEDRNVVVGDTVALQCKALGSPPPRITWLHDDRPLRPSDRHHFTPGNQLLVIGAATPEDAGRYTCLMSNTLGTERAHSQLLVTQRRGPCAAAPGLSTVTIGIMVIAVVTSIVVTSLVWVCIIYQTRKKSEDCSVTNTDETIVPPDVPSYLSSQGTLSERQDVCIRVEAASGPQPNGHLVDSTGFDGPVLCTDCMESSELYSKDPDYQVHGFAPGGLGEYHQQAAPPPYSQCSSADRAAPLCNGIRKDARGFPNKVLQVNPHDREASRAEGTPAAYTSQEDTFHPPVKLVSRGHVGNDCEPELRQTLLSNGHAVRASPPLRRSID